A region from the Arachis ipaensis cultivar K30076 chromosome B01, Araip1.1, whole genome shotgun sequence genome encodes:
- the LOC107620196 gene encoding LOW QUALITY PROTEIN: scarecrow-like protein 21 (The sequence of the model RefSeq protein was modified relative to this genomic sequence to represent the inferred CDS: inserted 2 bases in 1 codon), which translates to MQTSQEHELPYGSGRFYIEPAQNPESYCFPSSENLENYSSSDNSNHATYPLVKISDPYCTLESASTSNIPCQNSASTANFSPNGSPVSKLEPKSHVLRPQHSLETTNGSPEINSCLTHDLDDLRDKIRELETAMLGPDTNTLNMYDIVVPEPEEPDSFLVAAEKWKKTMEIISRGDLKEMLYTCAKSMAENDMETTDWLISELRKMVSISGDPLQRLGAYMLESLVARMACTGSKIYKALKCSEPTGNELLSYMHVLYEICPYFKFGYMSANGAIAEAMKEESHVHIIDFQISQGTQWVSLIQALAXALAQSCNVPFEFHAVRVPASEVQLEDLELRTNEAVAVNFAIMLHHVPDESVTSLNPRDRLLRLAKNLSPKVVTLVEQEFSTNNAQFLPRFMVTLNYYLAVFESIDAVLPREHKERINVEQHCLAREVVNLVACEGEERVERHELLNKWRRRFTAAGFAPYPLSSFVNASIKTLLESYPGHYTLEERDGTLYLGWMNQVLIVSCAWR; encoded by the exons ATGCAAACATCTCAAGAACATGAACTTCCCTATGGCTCTGGCAGGTTCTACATCGAGCCTGCCCAAAACCCGGAGTCATATTGCTTTCCATCAAGTGAGAACCTAGAAAACTACTCTTCCTCTGATAACAGCAACCATGCAACCTACCCATTGGTCAAGATTTCGGATCCATATTGCACCCTTGAATCTGCTTCAACAAGTAATATCCCATGCCAAAATTCTGCATCTACAGCCAATTTTTCGCCTAATGGTAGCCCGGTGTCAAAGCTAGAACCGAAATCACATGTCTTGAGGCCACAACATTCTCTCGAAACTACTAATGGCTCACCGGAGATAAATTCTTGCTTGACACATGACCTTGATGATCTGAGGGATAAGATAAGAGAGCTCGAAACTGCTATGCTGGGGCCTGATACAAATACACTAAATATGTATGATATTGTGGTTCCGGAACCAGAAGAACCTGATTCCTTTTTGGTGGCTGCAGAGAAGTGGAAGAAAACAATGGAGATCATATCCAGAGGTGATTTAAAGGAGATGCTTTATACTTGTGCAAAATCAATGGCGGAGAACGATATGGAGACTACTGATTGGCTGATATCAGAGTTGCGTAAAATGGTTTCGATTTCAGGTGATCCTCTGCAACGATTGGGAGCATACATGTTGGAGTCTCTTGTTGCAAGGATGGCTTGCACAGGAAGCAAAATCTACAAGGCCTTAAAATGCAGTGAGCCCACCGGCAACGAACTCCTCTCATACATGCATGTACTTTATGAAATATGTCCATACTTCAAGTTTGGGTATATGTCGGCGAATGGAGCAATTGCCGAAGCTATGAAGGAGGAAAGTCATGTTCACATAATTGATTTTCAGATTAGCCAGGGAACTCAGTGGGTAAGCCTAATTCAGGCTCTTGC CGCACTTGCACAGTCATGTAATGTACCTTTTGAGTTCCATGCTGTCAGAGTTCCTGCTTCTGAGGTGCAACTAGAAGATCTTGAACTTCGAACTAATGAAGCTGTGGCAGTGAATTTTGCCATTATGCTGCACCATGTTCCGGATGAAAGTGTTACCAGTCTAAATCCTCGCGACCGGTTGTTGAGATTGGCAAAGAACTTGTCTCCCAAGGTAGTGACTCTAGTTGAGCAAGAGTTTAGTACTAATAATGCTCAATTCTTGCCGCGTTTCATGGTGACATTAAACTACTACTTGGCTGTTTTCGAATCGATTGATGCCGTCCTGCCAAGGGAGCACAAGGAGAGGATCAATGTTGAGCAGCACTGCTTGGCTAGAGAAGTTGTCAACTTAGTAGCCTGCGAAGGGGAAGAAAGAGTGGAACGGCACGAGCTTCTGAATAAGTGGAGAAGGCGTTTCACCGCTGCTGGATTTGCGCCTTATCCGCTGAGCTCCTTTGTTAATGCTTCAATCAAGACCCTTTTAGAAAGCTACCCTGGACATTACACTCTAGAAGAGAGAGATGGCACACTTTATCTTGGTTGGATGAATCAGGTTCTTATTGTCTCTTGTGCTTGGAGATGA
- the LOC107620274 gene encoding probable WRKY transcription factor 20: MDSAQENSLTELRQSSSGNAAELQSEDPNRSFPQPDAGATSSANAGGARYKLMSPAKLPISRSPCVTIPPGLSPTSFLESPVLLSNMKVEPSPTTGSLSKLHQTGHGSVTSAAVSTTFPVTTVCFNTSTVDDRTSSFFEFKAHNRSNMVNADFNNHVNEKSTQIDVQGKAPCFPSSPSVKSEIAVTSNELSLSSPVQMVSSGASSHVEVDMDEFNHGGSTAGGLQASQVESKSNGLPVASDRVSDDGYNWRKYGQKLVKGSEFPRSYYKCTHPNCEVKKLFERSHDGQITEIIYKGTHDHPKPQPNRRYSAGSIMSMQDERSDKVSFAGRDDKVSNIYGQVSHVAEPGSTPELSPGAASVDSPEGAGLASNKINDELDDDDPFSKRRKMDLGCADITPVVKPIREPRVVVQTLSEVDILDDGYRWRKYGQKVVRGNPNPRSYYKCTNAGCPVRKHVERASHDPKAVITTYEGKHNHDVPTAKNSSHDMAGQAASIGQARIRPEESDTISLDLGMGLNQAAENGSNGQGRVPLSEFGGSQTHTSNSSFKFVHATSAPVYFGVLNNGSIPSYGSRENLSDSTSLNHSTYPCPQNMGRILTGP, translated from the exons ATGGACTCCGCCCAAGAAAACTCACTCACAGAGCTCCGGCAAAGCAGTTCCGGCAACGCCGCGGAATTGCAATCGGAGGATCCGAATCGATCTTTTCCACAGCCTGATGCCGGAGCCACATCTTCCGCCAACGCCGGGGGTGCAAGGTACAAGCTGATGTCTCCGGCAAAGCTCCCGATCTCGAGGTCCCCGTGCGTCACGATTCCTCCGGGACTCAGTCCGACGTCATTTCTCGAATCTCCGGTGCTGCTTTCCAACATGAAG GTTGAACCTTCACCAACTACAGGTTCCCTTTCTAAGCTTCATCAAACAGGGCATGGTTCTGTGACTTCTGCTGCTGTATCTACTACATTTCCTGTAACCACTGTATGCTTTAATACCAGTACTGTTGATGACAGAACATCGAGCTTCTTTGAGTTCAAAGCACACAATAGATCAAATATG GTTAATGCGGATTTCAACAACCATGTAAATGAAAAATCTACTCAAATAGATGTTCAAGGAAAAGCCCCATGTTTCCCCTCGTCACCATCAGTTAAAAGTGAGATAGCAGTAACTTCAAATGAATTAAGTCTATCATCACCTGTTCAAATGGTTAGTTCAGGAGCTAGTTCTCATGTTGAAGTCGATATGGATGAATTTAACCACGGGGGCAGCACAGCCGGTGGGCTTCAAGCATCACAAGTTGAGAGTAAGAGCAATGGACTTCCGGTTGCATCTGACAGAGTATCTGATGACGGATATAACTGGAGAAAATATGGGCAAAAACTTGTTAAAGGAAGTGAATTTCCACGAAGTTATTACAAATGTACACATCCCAACTGTGAAGTGAAGAAACTATTTGAACGTTCTCATGATGGGCAAATCACTGAGATAATTTACAAGGGAACACATGATCATCCTAAACCTCAACCAAACCGCCGATACTCTGCTGGAAGTATTATGTCAATGCAAGATGAGAGATCTGATAAGGTTTCTTTTGCTGGTCGAGATG ACAAGGTATCCAATATATATGGCCAGGTCTCTCATGTTGCCGAGCCCGGCAGTACTCCAGAGCTGTCACCTGGAGCAGCAAGTGTTGATAGTCCAGAGGGTGCAGGGCTTGCATCAAATAAGATTAATGATGAGCTCGATGATGATGATCCTTTCTCCAAACGAAG AAAAATGGATCTTGGATGTGCTGATATCACTCCTGTAGTTAAGCCTATCCGGGAGCCAAGGGTTGTTGTACAAACTCTGAGTGAGGTTGATATATTGGATGATGGATACCGTTGGCGTAAGTATGGGCAGAAGGTTGTGAGAGGCAATCCAAATCCTAG GAGTTACTACAAATGCACGAATGCTGGTTGCCCTGTTAGAAAGCATGTGGAGCGAGCATCTCATGATCCAAAAGCAGTAATAACCACATATGAAGGTAAGCACAATCATGATGTACCAACTGCAAAGAATAGTAGCCATGACATGGCAGGACAAGCTGCATCCATTGGACAGGCAAGAATTAGGCCAGAAGAAAGCGATACGATTAGCCTTGATCTTGGGATGGGCCTTAACCAAGCTGCGGAAAATGGCTCAAATGGGCAAGGGAGAGTGCCACTTTCTGAATTTGGAGGCAGCCAAACTCACACAAGCAATTCCAGTTTCAAGTTTGTCCATGCTACCTCAGCTCCAGTATACTTCGGTGTTCTAAATAACGGTTCAATTCCATCATATGGTTCTAGAGAAAATCTGAGTGATAGTACATCTTTGAACCACTCTACTTATCCCTGCCCGCAGAACATGGGAAGAATACTAACGGGTCCGTAG